The proteins below come from a single Vibrio cyclitrophicus genomic window:
- a CDS encoding LacI family DNA-binding transcriptional regulator → MATIKHVSEHAGVSQATVSRVINGTSRVSHDKKLKVEKAIKELGYRPNSIAQALASSRTGSVGVVVPELGGSFYSGILHCIEENLRRFGYHAVVTAGSNTEQGQRESVEFLLGRRVDALILHTQLLSDDYLIELEEQGTPVVLINRFIPEMAMSCIDIDNEVGGLLATQYLLQKGHTDIACITGPLDKADARGRLQGYRKALEEAGVPYDEALVSEAGFTEETGISAMKKLINRKCRFTAVFASNDHMAFGAFEVLHQEGLSVPKDVSLVGFDNTIFARYLTPSLTTINFPIEEMSIEAVQLTLQKLKKIKHDVNFKLLPTLVTRNSVLDLPVTL, encoded by the coding sequence GTGGCGACAATTAAACACGTATCAGAACATGCAGGTGTGTCTCAGGCGACAGTGTCTAGGGTTATCAATGGCACCAGTAGAGTGAGTCATGACAAGAAGCTAAAGGTTGAAAAAGCGATCAAAGAGTTGGGGTATCGTCCGAACTCCATCGCTCAAGCCTTGGCTTCAAGTCGTACAGGTAGTGTTGGTGTTGTTGTTCCAGAACTTGGCGGTTCGTTCTATTCAGGCATTTTGCATTGTATAGAAGAGAACTTACGCCGCTTTGGTTACCACGCTGTCGTCACGGCGGGTTCTAACACTGAGCAAGGGCAGCGCGAGTCTGTAGAGTTTTTATTGGGGCGTCGAGTTGATGCTTTGATTCTTCATACTCAACTGCTGAGTGATGACTATTTAATTGAATTGGAAGAACAGGGGACCCCTGTGGTTTTGATTAACCGCTTCATCCCAGAAATGGCGATGAGTTGCATAGACATTGATAACGAAGTCGGGGGGCTACTCGCTACTCAATATCTTTTGCAAAAGGGACATACAGATATCGCGTGTATTACCGGGCCTTTAGATAAAGCAGATGCTAGGGGGCGTTTGCAAGGTTATCGAAAGGCTTTGGAAGAAGCGGGTGTGCCATACGATGAAGCTTTGGTCTCAGAGGCGGGGTTTACCGAAGAGACTGGTATCAGCGCTATGAAGAAGTTGATCAACCGCAAGTGTCGGTTCACGGCCGTATTTGCTTCAAACGATCACATGGCATTTGGCGCATTCGAAGTCTTACATCAGGAGGGATTGTCTGTTCCGAAGGACGTCTCACTGGTGGGCTTTGATAACACCATCTTCGCGCGTTATCTGACCCCTAGTTTGACCACCATTAACTTCCCCATTGAAGAGATGAGCATTGAAGCAGTGCAGCTCACTCTACAAAAGCTAAAAAAAATAAAACATGACGTGAACTTTAAATTGCTGCCGACGTTGGTCACTAGAAACTCGGTATTGGATTTA